The following proteins are co-located in the Phycisphaerae bacterium genome:
- a CDS encoding helix-hairpin-helix domain-containing protein, which yields MNYSDNNNQGTIGAMKTAFLAGMVFYVCFTIPILQNSGRAIFEVDNKINPNTASAGELAQLPNIGMAKAQAIVDYRQTERKTFERTADLENVRGIGKKTVDKIEQWIRFNDTE from the coding sequence ATGAATTATTCGGACAATAACAATCAGGGAACGATTGGGGCGATGAAAACGGCTTTTTTGGCCGGTATGGTTTTTTATGTTTGCTTTACAATTCCAATTTTACAAAATTCCGGCAGAGCCATATTCGAGGTCGATAATAAGATTAATCCCAATACCGCATCGGCAGGCGAACTGGCACAGTTGCCAAACATTGGAATGGCAAAGGCACAGGCAATAGTCGATTACCGCCAAACAGAGAGAAAAACATTCGAAAGGACGGCCGACCTTGAAAATGTCAGGGGAATCGGTAAGAAAACGGTTGATAAAATAGAACAATGGATTAGATTTAACGACACGGAATGA
- a CDS encoding endo-1,4-beta-xylanase gives MKFQVFKDGKIATDFVLTGVTLFGADRIPFRSSKYITFSDGIIDCKMRGSEPAGLSLLWPVEGFGNVMLYTTRLPEREQPYILNVELARAKLMEIVTKREDWAIFEQANHVSSQSAETQKLFIEMLENINDPAAASVIADKCILKTLLFSEQLASKYASIFFEARLKNRGFARSSLGCRVDPAQLDNKDYLKEAFELFAHIGLPINWAKIEKEKGKYDFTELDHCMDILGKKRLLLSAGPLLTFSPEFLPEWLVKGKHDFETIREASYEFVSKIVTRYAKYVHVWQVMCGLNFYNYFSFSFERVLEITRTACLAAREADSRSLKMIEIVRPWGEYYAYDQDTIPPLVYIDMVTQAGINYDALGIQIMFGKDEPGMNVRDMMQISAMLDRFATLPKPVHITSLAVPDTNNAKHQSAESAGVWHKPWDQAVQSKWIDEFCRIAFSKQFINTITCAALADGGEKTIAGAGLLTDELKPKKVFMTLAKLQKQILQKG, from the coding sequence GTGAAGTTTCAGGTCTTTAAAGACGGTAAAATCGCGACGGATTTTGTATTGACTGGCGTAACGTTATTTGGAGCTGACAGGATTCCATTTCGCAGTTCGAAGTATATTACGTTTAGCGATGGTATTATAGATTGCAAGATGAGGGGTAGTGAGCCTGCCGGTTTGAGTCTGCTTTGGCCGGTGGAGGGTTTCGGCAATGTGATGTTGTATACGACCCGCCTGCCCGAGCGTGAGCAGCCGTATATTCTCAATGTCGAACTCGCAAGGGCGAAGTTAATGGAGATTGTGACGAAGCGGGAAGACTGGGCGATTTTCGAGCAGGCCAATCATGTCAGCAGCCAGTCGGCGGAAACGCAGAAACTGTTTATCGAAATGCTCGAAAATATCAACGACCCGGCAGCGGCGTCTGTCATAGCCGATAAATGTATTCTAAAAACACTGTTATTCTCCGAACAGCTCGCGAGCAAATACGCCAGCATATTTTTCGAGGCGAGACTGAAAAACAGGGGGTTCGCGCGTTCAAGCCTCGGATGCCGAGTTGACCCGGCTCAACTCGATAATAAGGATTATCTCAAGGAAGCTTTCGAGCTTTTTGCGCATATCGGACTGCCGATTAACTGGGCCAAAATCGAGAAAGAAAAGGGGAAATATGATTTTACCGAGCTCGACCATTGTATGGATATTCTCGGGAAAAAAAGACTGCTGCTCAGTGCCGGACCACTGCTGACGTTTTCTCCGGAATTTCTGCCGGAGTGGCTGGTAAAGGGAAAACATGACTTCGAAACCATCCGCGAGGCAAGCTACGAATTTGTTTCAAAAATAGTAACCAGATACGCAAAATATGTTCATGTCTGGCAGGTGATGTGCGGATTAAATTTTTATAACTATTTCAGCTTCAGCTTCGAGAGGGTTCTTGAAATTACGAGAACGGCGTGCCTTGCGGCGAGAGAGGCCGACAGCAGAAGCCTTAAAATGATCGAAATCGTTCGGCCATGGGGCGAATATTACGCTTACGACCAGGACACAATACCGCCGCTGGTATATATAGATATGGTAACTCAGGCGGGCATAAATTACGATGCGCTGGGCATACAAATTATGTTCGGTAAAGATGAGCCGGGAATGAACGTGCGAGATATGATGCAGATTTCGGCGATGCTCGACCGGTTCGCAACACTTCCAAAGCCGGTGCATATAACATCACTTGCCGTGCCGGATACGAATAACGCAAAACATCAATCCGCGGAATCTGCCGGCGTGTGGCATAAGCCGTGGGACCAGGCGGTTCAGTCGAAATGGATAGATGAGTTCTGCCGAATCGCGTTCAGCAAACAGTTTATTAATACCATAACCTGCGCGGCTCTTGCGGACGGCGGAGAAAAAACAATAGCAGGGGCGGGACTATTGACCGACGAACTTAAACCGAAAAAAGTGTTTATGACTCTGGCGAAACTGCAAAAACAAATTTTGCAAAAAGGATAG
- a CDS encoding AP2/ERF family transcription factor: MTYISLNIPVPDMLVFIHICIVLRCKEICCNCKLRAIKLTLGKYAIVSLEDYEKLNRHKWRALRSPKCFYAVRSEKGKTIYMHNEVLAPAPGMVIDHIDHNGLNNSRQNLQLATRSQNACNRRKRDSKCTSKYKGVWFNKREGKWMSAIKVDGKRIYLGYFDNEFDAARAYDIAAKKYHGKFAVLNFG, translated from the coding sequence ATGACTTACATTTCACTAAATATTCCTGTTCCCGATATGCTTGTGTTTATTCACATTTGCATTGTGCTGCGCTGTAAGGAAATCTGTTGTAACTGTAAATTAAGAGCCATAAAACTGACTCTCGGAAAATATGCGATTGTTTCGCTTGAAGATTATGAAAAACTGAATCGCCATAAATGGCGGGCTTTAAGAAGTCCCAAATGTTTTTATGCCGTTCGCTCTGAAAAGGGCAAAACAATATATATGCACAACGAAGTTCTCGCCCCCGCCCCAGGCATGGTCATCGACCACATTGACCACAATGGCCTTAACAACAGCAGGCAGAATTTGCAGTTAGCGACTCGTTCGCAGAATGCGTGTAACCGAAGGAAAAGAGATTCTAAATGCACCTCGAAATACAAAGGAGTTTGGTTCAATAAAAGAGAAGGCAAATGGATGTCTGCCATTAAGGTTGATGGCAAACGCATATATCTCGGATATTTCGATAATGAATTTGATGCTGCCAGGGCTTATGACATCGCCGCAAAAAAATACCACGGAAAATTTGCCGTATTAAATTTCGGTTAG
- a CDS encoding Druantia anti-phage system protein DruA: MLVRDLLRLGWSFRTNRDKFELVPPTNYEKEIIKEGMSFTRDATITGNRQWIEKHIDIGRKNLTTGFNALKSEIKPIIEVCNTQKQKDLFRLYRYYWSSPASEYVGRRIRILIRDDGLPEKPVIGIAAIGSSIIHIPDRDKWIGWNIKTRTKHIIYMMDAYIIGALPPYNDLLGGKLITYILASDELRKIYHKKYTKSETIISGRKRISDLALIMTTSLYGLNSSQYNRLKYKNSLLCKPIGITSGFGTLHITNETFMAMRELVESKGFKISHQFGMGPNWRMRVIRTACDLLNLDSDIILKHSFKRGIYAIPLMINWKSFLNGKTRKPIYRNLPLQSLTKHWQERWLSMRKSNNEILKRVAQFTPEQFVI, from the coding sequence TTGTTAGTCAGAGATTTGTTAAGACTGGGATGGTCATTTAGAACTAATAGAGATAAATTTGAGCTTGTTCCACCTACAAATTATGAAAAAGAAATTATTAAGGAGGGGATGTCATTTACACGAGATGCAACAATAACGGGAAATCGTCAGTGGATTGAAAAACATATTGATATAGGCAGAAAAAATTTAACAACAGGGTTCAATGCCCTAAAATCAGAGATTAAGCCTATTATTGAGGTTTGCAACACTCAGAAACAAAAAGATCTTTTTAGATTATATAGATACTATTGGAGTTCGCCTGCTTCTGAATATGTAGGTCGTAGAATAAGAATCCTTATTAGAGATGATGGATTACCAGAAAAACCCGTCATTGGTATTGCGGCCATAGGAAGTAGTATTATTCATATACCCGATAGGGACAAATGGATAGGTTGGAATATTAAAACAAGAACCAAACATATTATATATATGATGGATGCATATATCATTGGTGCTTTACCACCCTACAATGATTTGCTCGGAGGAAAATTAATAACTTACATTTTAGCCTCCGATGAATTGCGTAAAATTTACCATAAAAAATATACTAAAAGTGAAACGATAATAAGTGGTAGAAAACGAATTTCAGATTTAGCATTGATAATGACTACGAGTTTGTATGGGCTCAATAGTTCACAGTATAACCGCTTAAAATATAAAAACTCATTACTCTGTAAACCTATCGGGATAACTTCAGGATTTGGAACATTGCATATTACAAATGAGACTTTTATGGCAATGCGTGAACTAGTTGAAAGTAAAGGTTTCAAAATTTCTCACCAATTTGGAATGGGGCCAAATTGGCGAATGCGTGTTATTCGTACGGCATGTGATCTCCTTAATCTGGATTCAGATATTATCCTGAAGCATTCCTTCAAAAGAGGGATTTATGCAATTCCCCTAATGATAAATTGGAAATCTTTCTTAAATGGTAAAACAAGAAAACCTATTTATCGTAACCTGCCACTGCAAAGTCTAACTAAGCATTGGCAAGAAAGATGGCTTTCGATGCGCAAAAGCAATAATGAAATTCTCAAAAGAGTAGCCCAATTTACGCCAGAACAATTCGTAATTTGA
- a CDS encoding ATP-binding protein, whose translation MAERTDFGVLYGQKTTEDALLIYSSYEDAKASPKKGDFIILTPKNEGGQKFLTRVEAEIYDEDPIFRSQDKTLVAVHYARIAERELSERDKQKMFSYTYKVQMLGTFTDNGQTIEFTTAVRKLPVVSYHARHLSKREVDSIINRPDSNGAPIGQLCIGEEVHRDKGDILFNVERLRESRTMVFAQSGFGKTNLVKVLLYHIIGDNKYGKLIFDLNGEYFMKGQKTYGLGNINEQKIKDNLIIYTDKDISGYKDKFTYGGKVEINMHKHLSVGDILNFSTGFSEVMKSFLLYLDNEGVSDFIPKIDNYVANPLNLHQDFPDFFAPPKKSGEEDKSARKTIAAIRKRVRHLIDEGKGLHSSQSILIEKVFEHLKQGKTVIVDLSLKDSTDASIISTILVRKLFDHNKAKFTSNDSTSVIETVIFVEEAQNVLSDELVKSNANPFVRCAKEGRKFKLGMVAITQRPSAISEEIRTQAENFFAFYMGNSDDIKALIKSNIHYDGVIANFIQRETIKGNLYMVTSERAFVVPIRVLEFDKLIENKVYNEDKFPKV comes from the coding sequence ATGGCAGAGAGAACAGATTTCGGAGTTTTGTATGGCCAAAAAACAACGGAAGACGCATTGCTTATATATTCATCTTACGAAGACGCTAAGGCAAGCCCTAAGAAAGGTGACTTTATTATTTTAACTCCAAAGAACGAGGGGGGGCAGAAGTTTCTTACTCGTGTTGAAGCTGAAATATATGACGAAGACCCAATATTTCGTTCTCAAGACAAAACATTGGTTGCAGTCCATTATGCAAGAATTGCTGAACGTGAACTATCGGAACGTGATAAACAAAAAATGTTTAGTTACACCTATAAAGTTCAAATGCTTGGTACTTTTACTGATAATGGGCAAACAATTGAATTTACTACGGCGGTACGCAAGTTACCTGTTGTTTCATATCATGCAAGACATCTTTCAAAACGAGAAGTTGATTCCATTATAAACCGCCCGGATTCAAACGGAGCACCTATAGGGCAATTGTGCATTGGCGAAGAAGTACATAGGGATAAAGGCGATATATTGTTTAATGTAGAAAGATTGCGAGAAAGCAGAACGATGGTTTTTGCCCAGTCTGGATTTGGAAAAACAAATCTTGTGAAAGTTTTATTGTATCATATTATCGGAGATAATAAATATGGAAAATTGATTTTTGATTTAAATGGCGAATACTTCATGAAAGGCCAGAAAACATATGGACTAGGCAATATTAATGAGCAAAAAATCAAAGACAATTTAATTATTTATACTGACAAGGATATTTCTGGGTATAAAGACAAATTCACTTACGGAGGAAAAGTTGAAATAAATATGCATAAACACCTTAGCGTTGGTGATATTTTAAACTTTTCAACAGGATTTTCTGAGGTTATGAAATCATTTTTACTTTACCTTGACAACGAAGGGGTGAGTGATTTTATACCAAAAATAGATAATTATGTAGCCAACCCTTTAAACTTACATCAGGATTTCCCAGATTTTTTTGCACCCCCAAAAAAATCTGGTGAAGAAGATAAGAGTGCAAGAAAAACAATAGCTGCAATTCGAAAGCGAGTTCGTCACTTAATCGATGAAGGTAAAGGTCTTCATAGTAGCCAATCGATACTTATAGAAAAAGTCTTCGAGCACTTAAAACAAGGTAAGACAGTTATTGTAGATCTTTCCTTAAAAGACAGCACAGATGCCAGCATCATTTCTACTATTCTTGTTCGTAAACTTTTTGATCACAATAAGGCCAAATTTACTAGTAATGATTCTACATCTGTTATCGAAACTGTAATTTTTGTAGAAGAAGCTCAAAATGTTTTGTCTGACGAATTGGTAAAAAGTAATGCTAATCCATTTGTACGGTGTGCGAAAGAAGGCAGAAAATTTAAATTAGGAATGGTTGCTATTACACAACGGCCTTCCGCAATATCAGAGGAAATAAGAACACAAGCTGAAAATTTCTTTGCGTTTTATATGGGCAATTCCGATGATATTAAAGCTCTTATCAAGTCCAATATCCACTACGATGGGGTTATAGCTAATTTTATCCAAAGGGAAACTATAAAAGGCAATCTTTACATGGTCACATCCGAAAGAGCCTTTGTTGTTCCAATTAGAGTGTTGGAGTTTGATAAGCTTATTGAAAACAAAGTTTATAACGAAGATAAATTCCCAAAGGTATAA
- a CDS encoding MazG nucleotide pyrophosphohydrolase domain-containing protein, translating into MTIKDFQKLIAERYQQRDSVRGTPKTFMWFIEEVGELATALADEKSTQKEKEEEFADILAWLCTLANINDVDIEKACLEKYHKNCPEGFK; encoded by the coding sequence ATGACAATAAAGGATTTTCAGAAGCTAATTGCCGAAAGGTATCAGCAGCGCGATAGCGTTCGCGGAACACCCAAAACCTTTATGTGGTTCATCGAAGAGGTCGGGGAACTCGCGACCGCGCTGGCAGATGAAAAATCCACCCAAAAAGAAAAAGAAGAAGAATTCGCAGATATCCTCGCCTGGCTGTGCACACTGGCCAATATAAACGATGTCGATATCGAAAAAGCGTGCCTTGAAAAATACCATAAAAATTGCCCCGAAGGATTTAAATAG
- a CDS encoding Rrf2 family transcriptional regulator yields the protein MKISRSTGYALVAVGYIAQFYKDGAVLASRISKQYNIPLEYLLKILQQLVRANVLRSKRGPRGGFFLARPAENITLLEIIEAVDGPLFSHLQLAEQTNNEPFSLKMEKVCRQATEKVRDIFSAAKLGDTLAD from the coding sequence ATGAAGATTAGCAGATCAACAGGTTATGCCTTAGTCGCCGTCGGCTACATCGCGCAGTTTTACAAGGATGGTGCGGTATTGGCATCACGGATTTCAAAGCAGTACAATATACCGCTCGAATACCTGCTGAAGATTCTCCAGCAACTCGTCCGCGCCAACGTACTCCGCAGCAAACGCGGACCACGCGGCGGATTCTTCCTCGCAAGGCCGGCAGAAAATATCACACTGCTCGAAATTATCGAAGCCGTAGACGGACCACTATTCAGCCATCTGCAACTGGCAGAACAGACAAATAACGAACCATTCAGTCTGAAAATGGAAAAAGTCTGCCGCCAGGCTACAGAAAAAGTCAGAGATATCTTCAGCGCAGCTAAACTTGGCGATACACTGGCTGACTAA
- a CDS encoding STAS domain-containing protein, which produces MEEVKPRISIYYAQNATVVTLTDEKLLEDEDIKSLEDSIMPLIDSPVNLVIDFSSVRFLSSAVLGLLIRISKKISEHEGRLKLCGIGPRIYDIFKITRLDEIFDIYDDPKKAMLSLK; this is translated from the coding sequence ATGGAAGAGGTCAAACCAAGGATAAGCATTTACTACGCACAAAATGCGACCGTTGTAACTCTCACGGATGAGAAACTTCTCGAAGATGAAGACATCAAGTCTCTGGAAGATTCGATAATGCCGCTGATAGATTCGCCGGTGAATCTGGTGATTGATTTCAGCAGCGTCCGGTTTCTCTCCAGCGCAGTACTGGGCCTGCTAATCAGAATAAGCAAAAAAATAAGCGAACACGAGGGCAGACTAAAACTCTGCGGTATCGGGCCCCGTATCTATGATATCTTCAAGATTACCAGACTCGACGAGATTTTCGATATCTACGACGACCCAAAGAAAGCAATGTTGAGCCTCAAATAA
- a CDS encoding ATP-binding protein yields MTLKTSTHEKLVLKGIISELRKVCSKVLCHAQQFGYSSDDLFAMHLAMEEALVNAVKHGNKRDMNKNIAIEYDVTPEKIDVSVTDQGHGFNPDNVEDPRCGDNIYKTGGRGVLLMKSYMDEVEYNETGNSVHMVKFNSKLAR; encoded by the coding sequence ATGACCTTGAAAACCTCTACCCATGAAAAACTTGTTCTAAAAGGGATAATATCGGAGCTTAGAAAAGTCTGCTCCAAAGTCCTCTGCCATGCCCAACAGTTCGGCTATTCGAGCGACGACCTTTTCGCTATGCACCTTGCAATGGAAGAGGCACTCGTTAACGCCGTTAAACACGGCAATAAACGAGATATGAACAAAAACATAGCAATCGAATACGATGTAACACCCGAAAAAATTGACGTTTCCGTAACAGACCAGGGACATGGCTTCAATCCCGACAATGTCGAAGACCCTCGCTGCGGGGATAATATTTATAAAACCGGCGGCAGAGGCGTACTGCTTATGAAATCCTATATGGATGAGGTCGAATATAACGAAACCGGCAATTCGGTACATATGGTCAAATTCAACAGCAAATTGGCCAGATAA
- a CDS encoding TaqI-like C-terminal specificity domain-containing protein has translation MPKAPEVIKRLTDDFNRNIESFKEAGYNETQLRREFIDPFFEALGWDIANKAGIAPAYRDVIHEDAIKIGGTTKAPDYCFRIGATRKFFLEAKKPAINIKGDISPAYQLRRYAWSAKLPLSILTDFEELAVYDCQIRPNVNDKATTARMFYCNYKDYAEKWEQIAGVFSKEAVLKGAFDKYASEKTTKRGTTTVDKEILAEIEGWRETLAKNIALRNSKLSVYDLNFAVQKTIDRILFLRICEDRGIERAENLLGLVNGGRIYPRLFELFEKADERYNSGIFHFRREKERPEGPDELSANLKIDDDVLKQILKDLYYPHSPYEFSVMPAEILGNVYEQFLGKVIRLTASHQAKVEEKPEVKKAGGVYYTPSYIVDYIVKNTVGKLCEGKTPKQIEKIKILDPACGSGSFLIGAYQYLLDWHRDWYVGEDTMRLPRCARNDASSSRRRLNKSVYQGKGGQWFLTIEEKKRILLNNIFGVDIDSQATEVTKLSLLLKVLENETQESLRLFHERALPDLGDNIKCGNSLIGPDFYQNQQMTFGFDEEQQRKINAFDWQKEFAPIFKQGGFDAVIGNPPYIQLSMSAYYDEDVNQYLSHNYSSSMGRLNTYGFFIEKALRILVGKDGLLSFIVPNTILTQEYYQSLRQQILQYQLNNITTYNFPVFQRAVVETTVFVIKKHSQNKNVVNIVECDNKSMSYQMRKIQQKTFLKSHNNAFLVKVDLRDLAFKEKLDKVGLQLGNICNLNQAIALKYDRSKSLFKKNAGSNYKRVLDGRNIQRYTLEWDGTYLAYNTKNIHSCKRTDIFEADGKILFRRVGSSLIATYDDAKFYALNTLVVITPFVQTKDSLKYILGILNSRLMNYYYVKHLKSTKKIFSEIQARQISQIPICVIDFSRPDEVKKHDKMVSLVEEMLELHKKINTIKNPNEKTRVQRQIDSTDERIDQLVYELYGLTDEEIGIVKGK, from the coding sequence ATGCCTAAAGCACCTGAAGTGATAAAAAGATTAACAGATGATTTCAATCGCAATATCGAATCCTTCAAAGAGGCGGGCTATAACGAGACGCAACTGCGACGGGAATTTATCGACCCATTCTTCGAGGCATTAGGCTGGGATATCGCAAATAAAGCCGGGATAGCACCGGCATACAGAGACGTAATTCATGAAGACGCCATTAAAATCGGCGGAACAACAAAAGCACCTGATTACTGTTTTAGAATCGGGGCGACAAGGAAATTTTTTCTCGAAGCAAAAAAGCCAGCCATCAATATAAAAGGCGACATCAGCCCTGCATACCAACTTCGCAGATACGCGTGGTCTGCGAAACTGCCGTTGTCGATTTTGACCGATTTCGAGGAGTTGGCGGTTTATGACTGCCAAATCAGGCCGAATGTAAACGACAAGGCAACGACGGCAAGAATGTTTTACTGCAATTATAAAGATTATGCCGAGAAGTGGGAGCAAATCGCAGGGGTATTCAGCAAAGAGGCAGTTCTTAAGGGCGCGTTCGATAAATACGCATCCGAAAAGACAACAAAACGAGGCACAACCACTGTCGATAAGGAAATCCTGGCGGAAATCGAAGGCTGGCGTGAAACACTGGCGAAAAATATCGCACTTCGCAACAGTAAATTATCGGTTTACGACCTGAATTTCGCCGTTCAAAAGACAATAGACCGAATTTTGTTTTTGAGGATATGCGAAGACAGAGGAATCGAACGGGCCGAAAATCTTTTAGGTCTTGTAAACGGCGGCAGGATATATCCGAGACTGTTCGAGCTTTTTGAAAAGGCGGACGAAAGATATAATTCGGGGATATTTCATTTTCGCAGGGAAAAAGAGCGGCCCGAAGGGCCGGACGAACTGTCGGCGAATCTGAAAATAGACGACGATGTTCTGAAACAGATTTTGAAAGACCTTTATTATCCGCACAGTCCTTATGAGTTTTCGGTAATGCCGGCGGAAATTTTAGGCAACGTTTACGAACAATTCCTCGGCAAGGTGATTCGGCTAACGGCATCGCACCAGGCGAAGGTCGAGGAAAAGCCGGAGGTTAAAAAAGCGGGTGGGGTTTATTATACGCCTTCGTATATTGTCGATTACATCGTAAAAAATACGGTCGGCAAATTATGCGAAGGGAAAACGCCCAAACAGATTGAGAAGATAAAAATATTAGACCCTGCGTGCGGAAGCGGTTCGTTTTTAATCGGGGCGTATCAGTACCTTTTAGATTGGCATAGGGATTGGTATGTCGGGGAGGATACGATGAGATTGCCGCGCTGCGCTCGCAATGACGCGTCGTCGTCCCGACGACGGCTAAACAAATCGGTTTATCAGGGTAAGGGCGGGCAATGGTTTTTGACAATCGAAGAAAAGAAACGAATCCTTTTAAATAATATTTTCGGCGTCGATATAGATTCACAGGCGACAGAGGTAACAAAACTTTCCCTTTTGTTAAAGGTTCTGGAAAACGAGACACAGGAAAGTTTGAGATTATTTCACGAGCGTGCGCTGCCGGACTTGGGGGATAATATCAAGTGCGGCAATTCACTGATTGGGCCGGACTTTTATCAAAACCAGCAAATGACTTTTGGCTTCGATGAAGAACAGCAGAGAAAGATAAACGCATTCGATTGGCAAAAGGAATTTGCACCGATTTTCAAGCAAGGCGGTTTTGATGCGGTTATAGGTAATCCGCCGTATATCCAACTTTCCATGTCTGCTTATTACGATGAAGATGTTAACCAATATCTTTCACATAATTATTCATCTTCAATGGGGCGACTAAATACATATGGATTCTTTATAGAAAAAGCATTACGCATATTGGTAGGCAAAGATGGATTACTTAGTTTTATTGTGCCTAATACAATCTTGACCCAAGAATATTACCAGTCATTACGACAACAAATATTACAATACCAACTAAATAATATCACTACATATAACTTTCCAGTTTTTCAGCGGGCTGTTGTAGAAACAACTGTATTTGTTATAAAGAAACATTCTCAAAATAAAAATGTCGTTAATATTGTTGAGTGCGATAATAAGTCGATGTCTTATCAAATGAGAAAAATCCAACAAAAGACCTTTTTGAAAAGTCACAACAATGCTTTTTTAGTCAAAGTTGATTTAAGAGACCTTGCTTTTAAGGAAAAACTGGACAAGGTCGGACTTCAACTGGGAAATATCTGCAACTTGAATCAGGCAATTGCTTTGAAGTATGATAGGAGTAAATCATTATTCAAAAAAAATGCCGGATCAAACTATAAGCGAGTTCTCGATGGGCGAAATATTCAGCGATATACTCTTGAATGGGATGGAACTTATTTAGCATATAATACCAAAAATATCCATTCGTGCAAACGCACAGATATATTTGAAGCCGATGGGAAAATTTTGTTTAGACGGGTTGGTAGCAGTCTCATAGCAACATACGATGATGCAAAATTTTATGCATTAAATACGCTGGTAGTCATTACTCCTTTTGTGCAAACGAAAGATTCACTCAAATACATTCTTGGAATACTCAATTCAAGGCTAATGAACTATTATTATGTAAAGCACCTGAAATCTACCAAGAAAATATTTTCAGAGATTCAAGCAAGGCAAATATCGCAAATACCAATTTGCGTGATTGATTTTTCCAGACCAGACGAAGTGAAAAAGCACGACAAGATGGTATCTCTTGTTGAGGAGATGCTGGAGTTGCATAAGAAAATAAATACAATAAAGAATCCGAACGAGAAGACGCGGGTGCAGCGGCAGATAGATTCGACGGACGAGAGGATAGACCAGTTAGTTTATGAATTATACGGTCTTACGGACGAGGAAATAGGGATAGTAAAGGGGAAGTAA
- a CDS encoding peptidoglycan recognition family protein — protein sequence MLKKIIAFIIAAYVPTIAVLFIGCAGEESYTPQISGVVPGLHHDSSYRTSYRPQTQQNSYKIESSKTYKSATSSAYPGWTPPSSYEKSWKAIVIHHSATDTGSVASIDDYHRKNNGWDGIGYDFLIGNGSGSGNGEVDATFRWTGQKTGAHCKTDASNWANEKAIGICLVGNFNQSRPSNSQMISLMKLVRFLSSRYDIPTSRIYGHSTTPGHSTTTDCPGRYFPMSYVKTNL from the coding sequence GTGCTTAAAAAGATAATAGCGTTCATCATCGCAGCTTACGTACCTACAATCGCTGTTCTGTTCATCGGCTGTGCGGGGGAGGAATCCTACACGCCACAAATTTCCGGTGTCGTGCCCGGCCTGCATCACGATTCGAGCTATCGGACATCCTACAGGCCTCAGACGCAGCAGAATTCCTATAAAATCGAGAGCAGCAAAACATATAAGTCGGCCACGTCATCAGCATATCCGGGCTGGACGCCGCCAAGCAGCTACGAAAAGAGCTGGAAGGCAATCGTAATCCATCATTCAGCTACCGATACCGGCAGCGTCGCTTCGATAGACGATTATCATCGCAAAAACAACGGCTGGGACGGTATAGGATACGACTTTTTAATAGGCAACGGCTCAGGCAGCGGCAACGGCGAAGTCGACGCGACTTTCCGCTGGACCGGACAGAAAACCGGCGCTCACTGCAAAACCGACGCTTCGAACTGGGCAAACGAAAAAGCGATAGGCATTTGTCTTGTCGGCAATTTTAACCAGTCGAGACCGTCAAACAGCCAGATGATTTCACTTATGAAACTTGTGCGATTCCTTTCCAGCAGATACGACATACCGACAAGCCGAATCTACGGCCACAGTACGACCCCCGGCCACAGTACAACGACAGACTGCCCCGGCAGATACTTCCCGATGAGCTACGTAAAGACAAATCTTTAA